The Gloeocapsa sp. DLM2.Bin57 genome segment TCACTTGACTAATATTATTTTCTTTCTCTGTTAAAATATTTAATAAATTGGGTGAACTATTTATATTTGGTAGATTTTCTTCTGCTTCCATCGCCATAGCAATGATTTTTGCTGGTATATCTTCTGGTAAAATACCTACTTTTTGTAAACAGTTATTCCCTAATTTTGAGATCTCTTCTAATTTTAAGACTAAAGAAGCTTCGAGATTATCTAACCAATCTGCTAATTCTCCTGGATTGCGAATATTCAGCGTATCTTCTTCTGAACTAAAATAATCTAGTAAATCTTGGAAGTTTTCTTGACTTATTTTTCTGAGTTGTTGTTGCAGATGTTCTCTTTGACTAAAAGATATTTTTAAGAAAGCTTCGGGATAAATCTGAGTACAAATTTGGTAGGATGCTAAGATAAATTGCTTAGCTACTACCTGAATCAATAAGTTTAGATAATCCTTATATGCTTTGTATATTTCTTCACCCGTTAAGCTAACTTTTTCCTCTATTTTGTCTAGTTCTTTTTTGATTTGTTGAATTGTTTTGCTCATAGTTATTAAAGGCAAAAGGGGAATGAAGAATTAAGAATGAAGAATTAATTATTTTTTCTAAATTCACCCATTCTAAATTCTAAATTTACCTAAATTTTAGCTACAGAAATTATTGGCTGCCATACTTGGCTTGGAGAAGTTCGTCATTATCGTCAGCGATAGTTGCTACTAAGGTAATAGCGCGAGAAATTTCCCCTGGGTTTAAATCAGCTATAGTGCGTTGAACTGAAAGTACTATACTATCATTAAATATACTAAAACAAGTCTCAAAAGTTCCCGACCAATTCATCTCTAACAAATGACGCATTAATTCTGGTTCATTATTAGCGGGTAATTTTAACACAGTTGACCAAACTGTTAGTAAATCTTCCTCGGTTTCTCCCGTTAACTGGACAAAGACTTCCACTGTACCATACTGGAATTTCCACAGATAACCATCTTCTGTTTGTTTTACCATCGCACTGTCATTTTGTTCCATACTGCTAATCACAGTTTCAATGGTGTCTTTACAACTAATGGGGTTAGTATCTTCCTCGTCATCTAAGATATTATCTATATTGAGTTCTTCTGTCGTCATAATATTCCTCTAGGTTAAAAAATTTCACTCTACCACTATAAGCGCGTTCGAGGTTTTCTGCTTGTAAAACCAAATCGCGATCGCCGTAAGCTATCACTTCTCTATTTAACAAGATAAGTTCATCAAAATTAGTGATCGATTCTCCTAGATCGTGATTAACTACTAAAACTATTTTACCCTCTTGTGCTAATTCGGTGAAAATCTCAAAGATAATCTCTTCGGTGCGATGATCTACCCCTACAAAAGGTTCATCAAAGAGAAATATCTCTCCCCCTTGACAAAGGGAACGCGCGAGAAATACTCTCTGTTGTTGACCACCTGATAATTGACCAATAGGTCGATGTTGATAAGCACTCATACCTACTCTCATCAACGCTTCTTTGGCTTTATTTTTACTATTAGCAGAAAATCCTCTTAACCAACCAGTTTGTCTAATTCT includes the following:
- a CDS encoding metal ABC transporter ATP-binding protein, producing MNSHKIRVNHLSVEYRKVQALSDVSLEVLPGKVTGLIGPNGAGKSTLIKAMLGLIPSSLGEVIYDNQPLKQQLSKVAYVPQRSQIDWTYPVTVWDVVMMGRIRQTGWLRGFSANSKNKAKEALMRVGMSAYQHRPIGQLSGGQQQRVFLARSLCQGGEIFLFDEPFVGVDHRTEEIIFEIFTELAQEGKIVLVVNHDLGESITNFDELILLNREVIAYGDRDLVLQAENLERAYSGRVKFFNLEEYYDDRRTQYR
- a CDS encoding YbjN domain-containing protein; protein product: MTTEELNIDNILDDEEDTNPISCKDTIETVISSMEQNDSAMVKQTEDGYLWKFQYGTVEVFVQLTGETEEDLLTVWSTVLKLPANNEPELMRHLLEMNWSGTFETCFSIFNDSIVLSVQRTIADLNPGEISRAITLVATIADDNDELLQAKYGSQ